The following proteins are encoded in a genomic region of Montipora foliosa isolate CH-2021 chromosome 8, ASM3666993v2, whole genome shotgun sequence:
- the LOC137967864 gene encoding uncharacterized protein, protein MYVPKLMLANVMSLVPKMDEVQEFLHRNKICLAFITETWLKESIPESVVNIPGFTIIRRDRVVNNHGGVCVYIKDCDFKYKVLQELTCCQDHEIVWLHLRPTRLPRGFSCLIVGVVYHPPGAEDNSIRDHLFQSFALAESKFPNCGFIVAGDFNRLDVTRIKKHFRLKQIVKSPTRKDVILDFVLTNLNNHYVSPEIFPPFGLSDHNIIMASPKVRTENLNTRKVIYKRDSRASCKAAMGRYLCALDWPLLFNSLESCEEL, encoded by the coding sequence ATGTACGTTCCAAAGCTGATGCTTGCAAATGTCATGTCTCTTGTACCAAAGATGGACGAAGTTCAGGAGTTTCTTCATCGCAACAAGATCTGCTTGGCCTTTATTACGGAAACCTGGCTCAAAGAATCGATTCCAGAAAGCGTTGTCAACATCCCTGGCTTTACTATCATACGTAGGGACAGAGTTGTCAACAATCACGGTGGTGTGTGTGTTTACATCAAGGATTGTGATTTTAAGTACAAGGTCCTCCAAGAACTTACGTGTTGCCAAGATCATGAAATCGTTTGGCTCCATCTGAGACCTACTCGATTGCCGAGGGGTTTTTCCTGCTTAATTGTTGGTGTCGTTTATCACCCACCCGGTGCAGAAGATAATTCTATTCGAGATCATCTATTTCAATCATTTGCTCTGGCGGAGTCCAAGTTCCCGAACTGCGGCTTTATAGTTGCTGGCGATTTCAATCGTCTGGATGTTACAAGAATCAAAAAACATTTCCGATTAAAGCAAATTGTCAAATCCCCGACTCGCAAGGATGTAATTCTCGATTTTGTGTTGACTAATTTGAACAATCATTATGTTTCTCCCGAAATTTTTCCACCTTTTGGGTTGTCCGACCACAATATAATCATGGCCTCGCCCAAAGTAAGAACCGAGAACTTGAACACCAGGAAAGTCATCTATAAGCGTGACTCCAGAGCTAGCTGTAAAGCAGCAATGGGACGATATTTGTGTGCCCTGGACTGGCCTCTATTATTTAATTCCCTTGAAAGTTGCGAAGAGTTGTAG
- the LOC137967866 gene encoding uncharacterized protein, giving the protein MYTRLCLSALHYNENADRMQAVTLDGRPCYSIRFPKAKKAGPAVREVKTEPTYGYCSSAITKLFLSYEDNPRALKEYMGVLQINTPPPLAASAQRPDREDAIASFVSRYNRSSLVN; this is encoded by the exons ATGTACACACG ATTGTGCCTTTCTGCCCTGCACTACAATGAAAATGCAGACAGAATGCAGGCGGTGACATTGGATGGGAGGCCATGCTATTCCATCAGGTTTCCAAAGGCTAAGAAAGCGGGGCCTGCAGTCAGAGAAGTTAAAACGGAACCAACTTATG GTTATTGCTCCAGTGCCATTACAAAGCTCTTTCTTAGTTATGAGGATAACCCAAGAGCATTGAAGGAGTATATGGGTGTTCTGCAGATCAATACTCCACCACCCCTTGCTGCATCAGCACAAAGGCCTGACAGAGAAGATGCAATAGCAAGTTTTGTTAGCAGATATAACAGATCTAGCTTAGTGAATTAG